In one window of Gudongella oleilytica DNA:
- the ylxM gene encoding YlxM family DNA-binding protein, with protein sequence MDKLVKIGILLDFYGKLLSEKQYQIMELYYLNDFSLSEIGEELRISRQSVFDTIKRSEEKLYSFENELGLVDKFYSSQDTIRDIRKIAAEIYEIGENGANKEIMDKAIGIEERISKILI encoded by the coding sequence ATGGACAAGTTGGTTAAAATAGGTATACTGCTTGATTTCTATGGTAAACTACTCAGTGAAAAGCAATATCAGATAATGGAACTATACTATCTTAATGATTTTTCACTTTCAGAAATCGGTGAGGAGCTGCGAATTAGCAGACAAAGTGTCTTTGATACCATAAAACGCTCTGAAGAAAAGCTCTATTCCTTTGAAAACGAGCTTGGTCTTGTGGATAAATTTTATTCCAGCCAGGACACTATACGTGATATAAGAAAAATAGCTGCTGAAATTTATGAAATTGGGGAAAATGGGGCAAACAAGGAAATAATGGATAAAGCCATAGGTATAGAGGAGAGGATCTCTAAAATACTTATCTAA
- the ffh gene encoding signal recognition particle protein, which yields MVFESLSEKLQNALGKLKGKGKINEKDLDAALREVRLALLEADVNFKVVKDFIKRIKERALGAEVMESLTPGQQVVKIVNDELTALMGEKEEKLEFASSPPTVILMCGLQGAGKTTTTGKLAGLLKKQGKRPLLVACDVYRPAAIKQLEVVGEKVSVPVFSMGDKNNPVDIAKAALEHGKKHGNDVIIVDTAGRLHIDEELMEEIVNIKATVKPKETLLVLDAMTGQDAVNVAESFNERLGITGVVLTKLDGDARGGAALSIRAVTNKPIKFVGMGEKADQLEPFHPDRMASRILGMGDVLSLIEKAQAGIDEKKAIELEKKMRTAQFTFDDFLDQLEQMKKMGPLDELLGMIPGMNSKALKGLDLNPKDLIKTEAIIKSMTKRERDNPDVIDSSRRKRIAAGSGTTVSDVNRLLKQFKETKKMMKKFSEMSKGPKKKGKIGFPFF from the coding sequence TTGGTGTTTGAAAGCTTATCTGAAAAGCTGCAAAATGCTCTTGGTAAGCTCAAGGGCAAGGGTAAGATAAATGAAAAAGATCTTGATGCTGCTCTTCGAGAGGTCCGATTAGCACTCCTTGAGGCAGACGTTAACTTTAAGGTAGTTAAAGATTTTATAAAGAGGATAAAGGAAAGGGCTCTTGGTGCAGAAGTAATGGAGAGTCTTACTCCGGGTCAGCAGGTAGTCAAGATAGTTAATGACGAGTTGACGGCTTTAATGGGAGAAAAAGAAGAAAAGCTTGAGTTTGCTTCTTCTCCTCCTACTGTGATCCTTATGTGTGGTCTCCAGGGAGCTGGTAAAACTACAACCACTGGAAAACTTGCAGGTCTGCTCAAAAAGCAAGGCAAAAGACCATTGCTTGTTGCGTGCGACGTTTATAGGCCAGCTGCAATTAAGCAGCTTGAAGTGGTAGGTGAAAAAGTAAGCGTACCTGTTTTCTCGATGGGAGACAAGAATAACCCTGTAGACATTGCAAAGGCTGCACTTGAGCATGGCAAAAAGCATGGAAACGACGTAATAATCGTAGATACTGCTGGAAGGCTTCACATCGATGAGGAATTGATGGAAGAAATTGTTAATATCAAGGCTACTGTAAAGCCAAAGGAGACACTACTCGTTTTGGATGCTATGACAGGCCAGGATGCAGTAAATGTAGCTGAGAGCTTTAATGAAAGACTTGGAATAACTGGAGTCGTCCTTACAAAGCTTGATGGAGATGCAAGAGGCGGTGCAGCACTTTCAATCAGGGCTGTAACAAATAAGCCAATTAAATTCGTAGGCATGGGAGAAAAAGCAGATCAACTTGAGCCTTTCCACCCTGACAGAATGGCATCGAGAATTTTAGGAATGGGCGATGTGCTTAGCCTGATAGAAAAGGCGCAAGCTGGTATCGACGAGAAAAAGGCAATTGAACTTGAGAAGAAAATGAGGACAGCTCAGTTCACCTTTGACGACTTTCTGGACCAGTTGGAGCAAATGAAGAAAATGGGACCTTTGGATGAGCTTTTGGGTATGATCCCGGGGATGAATTCTAAAGCTCTTAAAGGACTTGACCTCAATCCTAAGGATCTGATAAAGACAGAAGCAATCATAAAGTCCATGACTAAAAGAGAAAGAGACAATCCGGATGTTATCGACAGCAGCAGAAGAAAGAGAATAGCTGCTGGAAGCGGAACAACCGTATCAGATGTGAATAGATTATTAAAACAATTTAAAGAAACTAAGAAAATGATGAAAAAATTCTCAGAAATGAGCAAAGGTCCGAAGAAGAAAGGGAAAATAGGATTCCCCTTTTTCTAA
- the rpsP gene encoding 30S ribosomal protein S16, with protein MAVKIRLKRMGAKKNPFYRIVVADSRSPRDGRFIEEIGYYNPLTEPKTIKVDSEKAEKWLKNGAKPTETVEKLFKDSGLYNKAEEATEK; from the coding sequence ATGGCAGTTAAAATCAGACTTAAGAGAATGGGTGCAAAGAAGAATCCTTTCTATAGAATCGTAGTTGCAGATTCAAGATCACCAAGAGACGGGAGATTCATTGAGGAAATTGGCTACTACAATCCGCTTACCGAACCTAAGACTATAAAGGTTGACAGTGAGAAGGCTGAAAAATGGCTTAAGAACGGTGCAAAACCTACTGAGACAGTTGAAAAGCTCTTCAAGGATAGTGGATTGTACAACAAGGCAGAGGAAGCAACTGAAAAATAA
- a CDS encoding KH domain-containing protein gives MGELVEFIAKSLVDNPDMVSVNEVEGSQSIIIEIKVAPADMGKIIGKQGRIAKAIRTVVKAAAIKDNKRVVVEILQ, from the coding sequence ATGGGTGAATTGGTAGAGTTTATTGCAAAGTCACTGGTAGACAATCCTGACATGGTCAGTGTAAATGAAGTGGAAGGCTCTCAATCCATAATAATCGAGATCAAGGTTGCACCTGCGGACATGGGTAAGATAATTGGAAAGCAGGGACGGATCGCCAAAGCGATAAGAACTGTTGTTAAAGCTGCCGCGATCAAAGACAACAAGAGAGTTGTCGTTGAAATATTGCAGTAG
- the rimM gene encoding ribosome maturation factor RimM (Essential for efficient processing of 16S rRNA), translating to MGYTAIGKITNSHGVKGDIKIFPLTDDPDRFFSLKKAYVGEIKEEVLPEEPRIHKGMVLMRLKGLEDINKILRFKGQYIYVLDDDRIKLPEGRYFISDLIGCEVYDMTERKLGTIKDVLQGAANDVYVIDGGNGMEYLIPAVERFIVSVSIADKRIQVDPIEGMIE from the coding sequence ATGGGATATACCGCCATTGGCAAAATCACTAATTCTCATGGCGTAAAGGGAGATATTAAGATATTTCCTCTGACTGACGATCCGGATAGGTTCTTCTCTCTTAAGAAGGCTTACGTCGGAGAGATCAAGGAAGAGGTATTGCCTGAAGAACCAAGGATCCACAAGGGAATGGTCCTTATGAGGCTTAAAGGTTTGGAGGATATAAATAAAATACTTCGATTCAAGGGACAGTATATCTATGTCTTAGATGATGACAGAATCAAATTGCCTGAAGGAAGATACTTCATATCAGATCTTATAGGGTGTGAGGTTTATGACATGACTGAAAGAAAGCTTGGAACGATAAAGGATGTTCTTCAGGGAGCAGCTAACGATGTTTATGTTATCGACGGCGGCAATGGTATGGAATATCTTATACCTGCAGTTGAGAGGTTTATAGTGTCGGTCAGTATAGCCGATAAAAGGATCCAGGTGGATCCAATAGAAGGAATGATTGAATGA
- the trmD gene encoding tRNA (guanosine(37)-N1)-methyltransferase TrmD, with protein MKIDVLTLFPELFDVLKSYSIVGRAISEKKLEVSAVNIRDFSDDKHGRVDDYPYGGGKGMVIKPEPVYSSILSVRSPNSRIIYLSPQGVPLTQEKVVELSSEDHLILLAGHYEGIDCRVIESFVDEEISIGDYVLTGGEIPAMVLIDSIARLLPGVLASDESYQIESHYNGLLEYPQYTRPRVFMGMKVPGVLLSGDHEKISLWRKLSSLKTTIVKRPDLISRLKEGNSDLDELWILLDRLGKR; from the coding sequence ATGAAAATCGATGTTTTGACATTGTTCCCTGAATTATTCGACGTGTTGAAAAGCTATAGCATCGTAGGTAGGGCAATATCCGAAAAAAAACTTGAGGTTTCAGCCGTAAATATAAGAGATTTCTCTGATGATAAACACGGAAGGGTGGACGACTACCCTTATGGTGGAGGCAAGGGCATGGTCATCAAACCAGAGCCTGTATATTCGTCTATATTGTCAGTAAGAAGTCCAAATAGCAGAATCATTTACTTGTCTCCTCAGGGAGTTCCGTTAACACAGGAGAAGGTGGTCGAGCTTTCATCAGAAGATCATCTTATACTGTTGGCTGGACATTATGAAGGAATAGACTGCAGGGTAATTGAGAGCTTTGTTGATGAGGAGATATCTATAGGAGATTATGTTCTTACAGGTGGTGAGATACCTGCCATGGTGTTAATAGACTCAATTGCAAGATTACTTCCCGGTGTGTTGGCATCGGACGAATCCTACCAGATCGAATCCCATTACAATGGACTGCTGGAGTATCCTCAGTACACACGTCCCAGAGTATTTATGGGTATGAAGGTCCCAGGAGTATTATTGAGTGGAGACCATGAGAAAATATCGTTGTGGAGAAAGCTCAGTTCGTTAAAAACTACTATAGTAAAGAGACCAGATCTTATAAGCAGGTTAAAAGAAGGCAATAGCGACCTGGATGAGCTCTGGATATTGCTGGACAGACTGGGTAAAAGATAG